DNA sequence from the Gammaproteobacteria bacterium genome:
CACTCTACCGCATACAGGGCGCCCGCTTCCTCCCGCACGGTGGAATCGTCGTGGCCAACGCGGGCACCTACGAAGTCATGGTCTTCGACCAGGCAGGCACGCTGGTCCGGCGCTTCGGCGGGCAAGGCGAGGGTCCGGGAGAGCTTCGTGACATCGACGGCGTTCACCTATGCGGCGGAGACTCCATCGCAGTTGTCGACGGATCCCGGCTCCATCTCTTTGACAGTGAAGGGACGTTCCTGCGTCGGGCACAGTTTCGCCTCGGCGAACGCTCGGCGCCGGTGCAAGGCGTCTCGACGGACTGCCGGCGAGGAATGCTGCAGCAGCGCACCGGGATGCCCGCAGTTGACCGTCAGGGCCCTGCCGATGACGTCTTCGCGTGGGTCGACGCATTCTCCGAAGCGGTCGATACCGTTGCCACGGCCGGGTTGCTCGAAGTATGGACCCGGACCTTCGGCGGAGGCGCGCGGCCCTGGGTCATCCCCTGGGGGACCTCCCGTCGCACGCACGCGACACGCGATGACGAGTTCGTCGTCGGGAACGGACGAGTCCCGGAGTTCCGGCGGTACGATTCCAGTGGT
Encoded proteins:
- a CDS encoding 6-bladed beta-propeller; this translates as MIGASSNPLEGRDEIPLYRIQGARFLPHGGIVVANAGTYEVMVFDQAGTLVRRFGGQGEGPGELRDIDGVHLCGGDSIAVVDGSRLHLFDSEGTFLRRAQFRLGERSAPVQGVSTDCRRGMLQQRTGMPAVDRQGPADDVFAWVDAFSEAVDTVATAGLLEVWTRTFGGGARPWVIPWGTSRRTHATRDDEFVVGNGRVPEFRRYDSSGGLQLIVRWSGQPRPVSGRDRQRYSAERMEFLSWAPAGEPETRMLFPALGEYPENPTHKPLFDRLLLDDRGGIWARVFPEESFGLFDSRLPGPIVHTETWTVFDPTGVWLGDLTLPGRFELHDVDGDRLLGVARDALDTETVQLFRITGMESVQAPAGGAR